From the genome of Acidobacteriota bacterium:
GGCCGAACTGGAGACGCTGGCGGAAATCTGCCTCCGCCACCGGCTCGTTCTCTGCTCGGATGAAATCCACTGCGAGCTCCTCTACCCCCCGCACCGCCATATTCCGATCGCCACGCTCGACCGGGAGGTGGCGGACCGCACCGTCACCCTGATGGCGCCCAGCAAGACCTACAACATCGCCGGGCTCGATTGCGGTTTTGCCGTCATCCCCAACCCGCGGCTGCGGCGGCGCTGGATGGAGGTGAGCGCCGGAATCGTACCGTGGGTCAACATCATGGGGCATACGGCGGCGCTCGCGGCCCTGTCCGAGGGGGAGGAGTGGCTCGGCCAGGCGCTCGCCTACCTGCGGGCCAACCGGGACTTCCTGTCCGGGTTCCTGCCGCGGGAGATCCCCCGGGTCCGGATGTGCCGGGTGGAAGCCACCTACCTCGCCTGGCTCGACTGCTCCGCGGCCGGGGTGGCGGGAAAATTGTCCGAATTTTTCCTCGAGCGGGGGAGGGTGGCGCTCAGCGACGGGACCGATTTCGGGAAGGGGGGGGAGGGTTTTGTCCGGCTGAATTTCGCCTGTCCCCGGGAAAAACTGGCCGAAGCGCTCAGGCGGATGAAAAAAGCGCTGGAAATTTCCTAAATTTTTCGGGGACGGGGCGAATTCCGGGGGATTCCCGGGCCGGCCCGGATAAAAGAATCTCCAAATATTTCATTTGCTTGACAGGATTAGGGGGCTTTGCTATATTCGTCAGGTTTTTCGCTGTATCCGGCACGGCTCGGAAATACTGTAATGGTGGAGTTTTTCTGGCCGTGCGTTGACTTTTATAAGGAGAGCAAAGTTTGCCGACCTTCAATCAGCTGGTAAGATCTGGCCGAAAGAAGATTCGTTACAAGACGAAGAGTCCGGCTTTGCAGGGGAGTCCTCAGCGGAGGGGAGTATGCACGAGGGTGTACACATCTACGCCCAAAAAGCCAAACTCTGCTCTGCGAAAAGTTGCGCGTGTCCGGCTGACCAACGGGATCGAGGTTACGACCTACATCCCGGGGATCGGGCACAACCTGCAGGAGCACTCCATCGTGTTGATTCGCGGTGGGCGTGTCAAGGACCTCCCCGGGGTTCGGTATCATGTGGTTCGTGGGACGCTGGATTCGGTTGGAGTTCAGGATCGCAAGAATTCCCGTTCCAAGTATGGTGCCAAGCGGCCTAAAAGCTAATCACTTCTTCATAACCACTGTTTCAGGGCGAGCGATCTGCTCCCGACAATGATCCTCAATCGGCCCCCGCGGGGGGGCCGACGGGATTCGGTATCGACGGGCGTGCCGACCCTGTGCAGTTGAGTATGCGCAGATCTTGGGGAGAATCTTTAAGTATGCCGAGGCGAAGAGAAATACCGAAGAGAGAGGCGCTGCCCGATCCGATTTACGGAAGCACCCTCATCAGCAAGTTTGTCAATTGCATGATGATCCAGGGCAAGAAAAGCGTTGCCGAAGGAGCCTTCTACGGCAGTCTCGATATTGTCAAGGAAAGGACCAAGGACGATCCCGTCAAGGTCTTCAAGAAGGCGATGGACAACGTCAAGCCTCTCCTGGAAGTGAAGTCGCGCCGCGTGGGCGGGGCGACCTATCAGGTGCCGATCGAGGTCGCCGCCGACCGCAGGACCTCGCTGGCGATCCGGTGGATCATTCTGAACGCCCGGAACCGCGGCGAGAAGACCATGCGTGAAAAGCTGGCCGCCGAGATCCTGGACGCCTCGAACAACCGCGGCGGCGCCATCAAGAAAAAGGAAGACACGCACCGGATGGCGGAGGCCAACAAGGCTTTTGCCCATTATCGCTGGTAATTTGTGCATTTCCGCTTTCAAGTGGAAGCGGATAAAGAGGTTTCCTCTGTGGGACGCTTGGTACCCTTAGAACGGACTCGGAATATCGGCATCATGGCCCACATCGATGCCGGTAAGACCACGACCACCGAGCGCGTTCTCTATTACACGGGAATCACGCACAGGCTGGGCGAGGTGCACGAGGGTACGGCTACCATGGACTGGATGGAGCAGGAGCAGGAGCGGGGGATCACGATCACGTCCGCCGCCACCACCTGCTTCTGGAAGGACCACCGGGTCAACATCATCGACACGCCCGGCCACGTCGATTTCACCGCCGAGGTGGAACGCAGCCTGCGGGTGCTCGACGGCGCGGTGGGGATCTTCGGGTCGGTCGAGGGGGTGGAGCCGCAATCGGAGACGGTGTGGCGCCAGGCGGACAAGTACCGCGTGCCCCGCATCGGTTTCGTGAACAAGATGGACCGGACCGGGGCGGACTTTCCCCGGGTGCTGGACATGATGCGCTCGCGGCTCGGCACCGTGCCCGTGGCGATCCAGCTGCCGCTCGGGGCGGAGGATGCCTTCCGCGGCATCATCGACCTGGTCGCGAAAAAGGCCATCGTCTTCAACGAGGAGACCCTCGGGTCGGACTTCGCGATGGAAGAGATTCCGGCTGAGTACGAGGCGGAAGCGGCCGCCTACCGGGACCGGATGATCGAAACGGCCTCGGAGGCCGACGACGGGCTGATGGAGAAGTACCTGGAAGGGAAACCGGTCACGGAGGAGGAACTCCGGCGGGCCCTGCGCAAGGGGACGATAGAGCTGAAATTCGTGCCCGTCCTCTGCGGTTCGGCCTTCAAGAACAAGGGGATCCAGCAGCTGCTCGACGCCATTATCGCCTATCTTCCGTCGCCGCTGGACGTTCCGCCGGTGACGGGCGTCGCCGGGGAGGGGGAGACCCCGCCGGTGAGGCGCGCCTCGGACGAGGAGCCCTTTGCCGGGCTGATCTTCAAGATCATGACCGACCCCTTCGTCGGGCACCTGGCCTTCTTCCGGGTGTACTCGGGGAAGCTCCAGTCGGGGAGCGGCATCTATAATTCCACCCGGGATTCGGTGGATCGGGTGGGACGGCTGCTGAAGATGCACGCCAACAAGCGGGAGGAGATCAAGGAAGTCTACTCGGGCGACATCGCCGCGGCCGTCGGGCTCAAGAACGTCTCGACCGGCGACACGATCTGCGACCGGCGGCATCCCGTCGTTCTCGAGGCCATCGAGTTCCCGGCTCCCGTGATTTCGGTCGCCGTCGAGCCGAAGACCAAGAGCGACCAGGAGAAACTGGGCATTTCGCTGGAAAAGCTGATCCGTGAGGATCCCACCTTCAAGGTGCATACGGACCCGGACACGGGCCAGACGATCCTCTCGGGGATGGGGGAACTGCACCTGGAAATCCTGGTGGACCGGATGATCCGGGAATTCGGAGTGGCCGCCAACATCGGCAGGCCGCAGGTGGCGTACCGGGAGACCATCCGCCAGCGGGCGGAAGCCGAAGGAAAATTCGTGCGGCAAACCGGGGGGCGCGGGCAGTACGGTCATGTTAAAATCATCCTGGAGCCGGCCGAGGCCGGGTCCGGCTGCGAGTTCGTCAACGA
Proteins encoded in this window:
- a CDS encoding putative C-S lyase, producing MRYDFDERVDRRGSDSVKWSHYPGDVLPLWVADMDFRSPQPVIEALRERAEHGIFGYSRPSPRLTQLLRARLGKLYGWEVAEPDVVYLPGIVTGLNVAIQAFTAPGEGVLAQPPVYFHLLRDPVQHGRVLADPPLAPSGDGYEIDFERFERAITPATRLFLLCNPHNPVGRVWTRAELETLAEICLRHRLVLCSDEIHCELLYPPHRHIPIATLDREVADRTVTLMAPSKTYNIAGLDCGFAVIPNPRLRRRWMEVSAGIVPWVNIMGHTAALAALSEGEEWLGQALAYLRANRDFLSGFLPREIPRVRMCRVEATYLAWLDCSAAGVAGKLSEFFLERGRVALSDGTDFGKGGEGFVRLNFACPREKLAEALRRMKKALEIS
- a CDS encoding 30S ribosomal protein S12, whose translation is MPTFNQLVRSGRKKIRYKTKSPALQGSPQRRGVCTRVYTSTPKKPNSALRKVARVRLTNGIEVTTYIPGIGHNLQEHSIVLIRGGRVKDLPGVRYHVVRGTLDSVGVQDRKNSRSKYGAKRPKS
- the rpsG gene encoding 30S ribosomal protein S7, translating into MPRRREIPKREALPDPIYGSTLISKFVNCMMIQGKKSVAEGAFYGSLDIVKERTKDDPVKVFKKAMDNVKPLLEVKSRRVGGATYQVPIEVAADRRTSLAIRWIILNARNRGEKTMREKLAAEILDASNNRGGAIKKKEDTHRMAEANKAFAHYRW
- the fusA gene encoding elongation factor G — its product is MGRLVPLERTRNIGIMAHIDAGKTTTTERVLYYTGITHRLGEVHEGTATMDWMEQEQERGITITSAATTCFWKDHRVNIIDTPGHVDFTAEVERSLRVLDGAVGIFGSVEGVEPQSETVWRQADKYRVPRIGFVNKMDRTGADFPRVLDMMRSRLGTVPVAIQLPLGAEDAFRGIIDLVAKKAIVFNEETLGSDFAMEEIPAEYEAEAAAYRDRMIETASEADDGLMEKYLEGKPVTEEELRRALRKGTIELKFVPVLCGSAFKNKGIQQLLDAIIAYLPSPLDVPPVTGVAGEGETPPVRRASDEEPFAGLIFKIMTDPFVGHLAFFRVYSGKLQSGSGIYNSTRDSVDRVGRLLKMHANKREEIKEVYSGDIAAAVGLKNVSTGDTICDRRHPVVLEAIEFPAPVISVAVEPKTKSDQEKLGISLEKLIREDPTFKVHTDPDTGQTILSGMGELHLEILVDRMIREFGVAANIGRPQVAYRETIRQRAEAEGKFVRQTGGRGQYGHVKIILEPAEAGSGCEFVNEIVGGAIPREYIAPVESGIREALTAGVLAGYETVDVKVTLTDGSYHEVDSSEMAFKIAGSMALKDAAKRARPVLLEPMMRVEVVVPEEYMGSVTGDLHSRRGRVESAENRLGSTVIQCRVPLSEMFGYSTDLRSMTQGRATYSMHFSHYEEAPKTVSEEVISKIRGKSSVN